A genomic region of Chloroflexota bacterium contains the following coding sequences:
- a CDS encoding FGGY-family carbohydrate kinase, translating into MSLAGLDIGTTGCKAVVITTEGAVLGKAGREYKLSVPQPGWAELDSEEVWAAVQDVLRDVAAATHADPVEAISVSAMADTVTPFDQDINPLAASIVSFDARSAAETQEICNLVGREWLFQTTGMPPHSTHSATKILWLKNHRPGLFRQTRWFLCYEDFVLAKLGAEPAISTSNAARMMMLDLGRLTWQPQLLEICSISPEQLAAPTQSGVMVGEIDRQLAAELGLRPEVKLVSGGHDQPCAALGSGIVSEGMALDTTGTVEVLLVTFQEPLLDQAMLDGYLCCYPHAYPDRYCSFAQLQGAGAAFRWFRDRLGHEEVVEALPARADPYDLIVSKLPRQPTGLFVLPYLAGSGTPTMNPAAKGSIYGLTLNTDKYDLARAILEGVTYELKTNIDLFESTGTKIEAIKAAGGGARSDFWLQLKADITGRVIEANQQTEASALGAAILAGYGLGCYSTLEEGIKAVESPTRAFHPDAETHARYQEDFAKYVVYREAMSDLYSSLS; encoded by the coding sequence ATGAGTCTCGCGGGTCTTGATATTGGTACCACTGGCTGTAAGGCCGTGGTCATCACCACCGAAGGAGCGGTATTGGGCAAAGCCGGGCGCGAGTATAAGCTCAGCGTGCCGCAACCGGGCTGGGCGGAACTTGATTCTGAAGAGGTGTGGGCAGCTGTCCAGGACGTGCTGCGGGATGTGGCGGCCGCAACCCATGCCGACCCGGTAGAAGCGATCAGCGTGTCGGCTATGGCGGATACCGTCACTCCATTTGACCAGGATATTAATCCACTCGCCGCCAGTATCGTGTCGTTTGATGCCCGGTCTGCTGCTGAAACCCAGGAGATATGCAACCTGGTGGGACGGGAATGGCTTTTTCAGACGACCGGCATGCCGCCCCACTCGACCCACTCAGCCACCAAGATACTCTGGCTGAAGAACCACCGTCCTGGCCTCTTCAGGCAAACCCGTTGGTTTCTGTGTTACGAAGACTTTGTTCTGGCAAAACTGGGCGCTGAACCAGCCATCAGCACCTCCAACGCGGCCCGGATGATGATGCTCGACCTGGGCCGGTTGACCTGGCAACCTCAGCTCCTGGAAATCTGCAGCATCTCGCCAGAGCAATTGGCCGCACCGACTCAGTCAGGCGTCATGGTCGGTGAGATCGACCGGCAGTTGGCAGCAGAATTAGGCTTAAGGCCGGAAGTCAAACTGGTTAGCGGGGGCCACGATCAGCCATGCGCTGCGCTGGGGAGTGGGATTGTGTCCGAAGGCATGGCTCTGGATACCACCGGCACAGTTGAAGTGTTATTGGTGACATTCCAGGAGCCCCTGCTGGATCAGGCCATGCTGGATGGGTATCTTTGCTGCTATCCACACGCTTACCCCGATCGTTACTGCAGCTTTGCCCAACTCCAGGGAGCTGGCGCCGCTTTTCGCTGGTTCAGAGACCGTTTGGGGCATGAAGAAGTTGTTGAAGCTCTCCCGGCCCGGGCCGATCCCTATGACCTGATTGTCTCCAAACTGCCTCGACAGCCAACCGGTCTTTTTGTTCTGCCTTATCTTGCCGGCAGCGGCACCCCCACGATGAACCCAGCGGCAAAAGGTTCCATCTACGGACTGACCCTGAATACTGATAAATACGATCTGGCGCGAGCTATCCTGGAAGGCGTCACATACGAGTTGAAAACCAATATCGACCTGTTCGAGTCGACCGGAACAAAGATTGAAGCCATCAAAGCGGCAGGCGGTGGAGCCAGGTCTGATTTTTGGCTGCAACTCAAAGCCGACATCACCGGTCGGGTCATCGAGGCCAACCAGCAGACCGAGGCAAGCGCCCTGGGCGCAGCGATCCTGGCTGGCTACGGGCTGGGGTGTTATTCCACCCTGGAGGAAGGGATTAAAGCCGTTGAATCTCCAACACGGGCCTTCCACCCTGACGCCGAAACCCATGCTCGTTATCAGGAAGACTTCGCCAAATATGTGGTATACAGGGAAGCAATGAGCGATCTTTACAGCTCACTATCCTGA
- a CDS encoding DeoR/GlpR family DNA-binding transcription regulator has product MNQKLFREERLQLITELVKTRRKVHVGELAVQFNVSPSSIRIDLAELESLGLLKRTHGGAIATTEVQGRLVTQKSSLELRQMAHQTEKMAIAQAAVDLIEDGETLMIDGGSTTIHVASQLRDKRGLTIITTAISLLPHLMAIPDARVYVVGGLLDTRFETLVGDITIDTLERFRTSKAILGIDGVSASAGLSVTDPAVAMTKKSMMRHSDQVIIVADHTKLVRVCLFPIASLEESDYLVTDSRASAEIIEALEVAGPQVIVAPVETTEDA; this is encoded by the coding sequence ATGAATCAAAAGCTATTCCGCGAAGAGCGGCTGCAATTAATCACTGAATTGGTAAAGACGCGCCGAAAGGTGCATGTCGGTGAATTGGCCGTGCAGTTCAATGTCAGCCCGTCCAGCATCCGCATAGACCTGGCCGAGCTGGAATCGCTGGGGTTACTGAAACGCACGCACGGCGGCGCGATCGCAACTACCGAGGTTCAGGGGCGCCTGGTTACTCAGAAATCATCTCTTGAACTGCGGCAGATGGCACATCAGACCGAGAAAATGGCGATTGCCCAGGCTGCGGTCGATCTCATCGAAGATGGCGAAACCTTGATGATCGATGGGGGCAGCACGACGATTCATGTAGCCAGTCAACTGCGTGATAAGCGCGGGCTTACCATTATCACCACGGCCATCAGCCTTTTACCACATCTAATGGCTATTCCTGATGCACGGGTTTACGTCGTGGGGGGGCTACTCGATACCAGATTCGAGACGCTGGTTGGGGATATAACCATCGATACATTGGAACGATTCCGAACTTCCAAAGCGATTTTGGGGATAGACGGAGTCTCCGCGAGTGCCGGCCTGAGCGTGACAGACCCGGCGGTGGCCATGACCAAAAAAAGCATGATGCGCCACAGCGATCAGGTCATCATCGTTGCCGACCACACCAAGCTCGTTCGGGTTTGCCTTTTCCCTATCGCCTCCCTCGAAGAATCTGACTATCTGGTTACAGACAGTCGCGCATCTGCTGAAATCATAGAAGCACTTGAGGTTGCTGGACCGCAAGTGATTGTTGCGCCAGTAGAAACAACTGAGGACGCATAG
- a CDS encoding GntR family transcriptional regulator, which translates to MIQYLPLYAQIKEIISDQIEKGELVPGDRIPSQRELCKQYDVSHMTVRRAISELIHEGVIFAIPGKGLYVAEKAQFVDSDSLTGFEEQMTRLGVGTTTKMLDSGVTDASVSLARMMGVVVGAPLIYMSRLRLANNEPHSITHVYLPRTLCPSLLDYDLAANSLFETLRTQYGLNLASSISTIGSLLANEEQAALLNLSQPAALLFRRQLTFLDTGQVIELSRSYMRGDIHCIQMAEGDPSVKRLRTENSVTF; encoded by the coding sequence ATGATCCAATATCTGCCACTTTATGCTCAAATAAAAGAAATCATCAGCGACCAGATTGAAAAGGGTGAACTGGTCCCTGGTGACCGGATTCCCTCGCAGAGGGAACTGTGTAAACAGTACGATGTAAGCCACATGACCGTACGCCGGGCCATTAGCGAACTAATTCACGAGGGCGTTATTTTTGCCATCCCCGGCAAAGGTCTGTACGTAGCCGAAAAAGCGCAGTTTGTTGATAGCGATTCACTGACAGGCTTTGAGGAGCAGATGACCCGCCTGGGAGTTGGCACTACTACCAAAATGTTGGACTCAGGTGTCACTGATGCCTCAGTCTCATTGGCCCGCATGATGGGTGTAGTGGTTGGCGCACCACTGATTTACATGTCCCGTCTGCGTCTGGCAAACAACGAACCACACTCCATCACCCATGTCTATTTGCCCCGCACGCTTTGCCCCAGCCTGCTAGACTACGATCTGGCCGCCAATTCGTTGTTTGAGACACTACGCACTCAATATGGGCTTAATCTGGCTAGCAGCATCTCAACCATTGGCTCCTTGCTGGCCAATGAAGAACAGGCCGCCTTGTTGAATCTTTCGCAACCGGCCGCCTTGCTATTTAGAAGGCAATTGACATTTTTAGATACCGGACAGGTCATTGAGCTGAGCCGTTCCTACATGCGCGGTGACATTCACTGCATTCAGATGGCCGAAGGTGATCCGTCGGTTAAACGACTTAGGACAGAGAATTCAGTAACTTTCTAG
- a CDS encoding 6-phospho-beta-glucosidase, which yields MKLTIVGGGGVRVPMFLVSTLRRVDLIGLDEVCLLDIDPDKLQVMGSICRYVVETKGKSVRITTTTDPHAAFDGARYVVTTIRVGGDEGRILDEKIALQHGVLGQETTGPGGFAMSMRSIPAILQYADLLQKISPDAWLLNFTNPAGLVAQALHNQGFNRAIGICDGANLAQHGLARWLGVEPRELRAEVFGLNHLSWTRRVWLDDKDVLPDFLADPQAIAQTNMSIFDPALIKYFGMWLNEYLYYYYYADQAVTDIQADDKTRGEEVLELNRALLKTIQQIDVEENPQAALSALQSVNQRRNATYMHYARPDALTMDEADQSDSGPEDRSDDDEGEGYAGVALDIIEALETGRPIYIGLNVPNNGAIDCMRDDDVVEVSCVVDSSGVRPLPGGAVPETQELLMRTVKQYERLAVDAILSRSRDTAVMALMGHPLVLSFSLAGTLVDEYLAAHLEYIGEWW from the coding sequence GTGAAACTCACCATTGTCGGCGGGGGTGGCGTGCGCGTGCCTATGTTTTTAGTCTCGACGCTGCGCCGGGTTGATTTGATAGGCCTCGATGAAGTCTGCTTGCTGGATATCGATCCGGACAAGTTGCAGGTGATGGGCAGCATCTGCCGGTATGTGGTTGAAACCAAGGGCAAAAGCGTTCGCATCACCACCACGACCGACCCCCACGCCGCCTTTGATGGGGCGCGTTACGTGGTTACTACCATCCGTGTGGGCGGCGACGAAGGCCGCATTCTTGATGAAAAAATCGCCTTACAGCACGGCGTTCTGGGTCAGGAAACCACTGGTCCGGGCGGCTTTGCCATGTCAATGCGCAGCATCCCGGCCATTCTACAGTACGCCGACCTGTTGCAAAAGATTAGCCCCGACGCCTGGCTGTTGAACTTCACCAACCCCGCCGGGCTGGTGGCCCAGGCCCTGCATAATCAAGGTTTCAACCGGGCCATTGGTATATGCGATGGTGCCAATCTGGCCCAGCACGGTTTGGCCCGCTGGTTGGGCGTCGAGCCAAGAGAATTACGAGCCGAGGTTTTTGGTCTGAACCACCTCTCATGGACGCGTCGGGTGTGGCTGGACGACAAGGATGTGCTGCCCGATTTCCTGGCTGACCCGCAGGCGATTGCCCAAACCAATATGAGTATTTTCGACCCCGCGCTCATTAAGTACTTTGGCATGTGGTTGAATGAATACCTCTATTACTACTACTACGCTGACCAGGCTGTGACCGATATTCAGGCTGACGACAAAACACGCGGCGAAGAGGTGCTGGAGCTCAATCGCGCCTTGCTGAAAACGATACAGCAAATTGACGTAGAGGAAAACCCACAGGCCGCGCTCAGTGCTCTTCAGTCGGTGAACCAACGCCGGAACGCCACCTATATGCACTATGCCCGCCCCGACGCTCTCACCATGGACGAAGCCGACCAAAGTGACTCAGGTCCAGAGGACCGGAGTGACGACGATGAGGGCGAAGGCTACGCCGGTGTGGCTCTGGACATCATCGAAGCGCTAGAAACCGGCAGGCCGATCTACATCGGCCTGAATGTGCCCAACAACGGCGCCATTGACTGTATGCGTGATGATGATGTGGTAGAGGTAAGCTGTGTGGTGGATAGCAGTGGCGTCCGACCCCTACCTGGCGGCGCGGTACCGGAAACCCAGGAACTCTTGATGCGCACGGTCAAACAGTATGAGCGGCTGGCCGTCGACGCCATTCTCAGTCGCTCCCGCGATACGGCAGTGATGGCACTTATGGGACACCCGCTGGTGCTTTCTTTCTCACTGGCAGGTACATTGGTTGACGAATACCTGGCTGCACACCTTGAATACATCGGGGAATGGTGGTAA
- a CDS encoding carbohydrate kinase family protein, which produces MAKTPPVSTYDVFFCDGYVWDLTFTGLPEMPRLGTEIFGSGFQMTPGASFYSAVAFHRLGLRAGWSVDIGNDPLSRFFLETAQQEGLDCSLIRIRDFPIFSVTTSLSFPHNRAFVTYANEPPSTPLMPLIEQYHPRLLLLSSLGSGLRSIEWLAAIRKAGTKIFLECQVHQTSLDNPDVIYALQSVDIFAPNEQEALELTGAADVEAALAKLAELTPLVVIKLGPLGAIAKVNGKVVHVPVLRVKVLDTTGAGDIFNTGFIYGYLGGEPIEKCLMYGNICGGLSTTGYGVRNAPTIAQVKGEMSHYAMK; this is translated from the coding sequence ATGGCAAAAACACCGCCAGTCTCTACCTATGATGTTTTCTTTTGCGACGGTTACGTCTGGGACCTGACATTTACCGGCCTGCCCGAGATGCCCCGATTAGGCACTGAGATATTTGGGTCCGGTTTTCAGATGACGCCGGGGGCCAGTTTTTATTCAGCCGTGGCGTTCCATCGTCTGGGGTTACGAGCTGGCTGGAGCGTCGATATCGGCAATGATCCGTTGAGCCGGTTTTTCCTGGAAACGGCGCAGCAGGAAGGGCTGGATTGCAGCCTGATTCGGATACGCGATTTTCCCATTTTCAGCGTCACCACTTCACTTTCGTTCCCACACAATCGAGCGTTTGTTACCTATGCAAATGAGCCGCCCAGCACACCGCTGATGCCTCTGATAGAGCAATACCACCCGAGACTGTTGCTGCTTTCCAGCTTAGGTAGTGGACTTCGCTCCATCGAGTGGCTCGCGGCCATCCGTAAGGCAGGCACAAAGATTTTCCTGGAATGCCAAGTGCATCAGACTTCGCTCGACAACCCGGATGTTATTTACGCCTTGCAGTCTGTAGACATTTTTGCTCCCAACGAGCAAGAAGCCCTGGAGTTGACCGGAGCAGCCGACGTAGAAGCAGCACTGGCCAAATTGGCCGAGTTGACCCCGCTGGTAGTCATCAAACTGGGTCCGCTCGGAGCAATCGCTAAAGTCAACGGGAAAGTTGTTCATGTGCCAGTGTTAAGGGTCAAAGTTCTCGACACCACCGGCGCGGGCGATATTTTCAACACCGGCTTTATCTATGGGTACCTTGGAGGCGAACCTATAGAGAAATGCTTGATGTATGGCAACATCTGCGGTGGCCTGTCAACCACAGGGTATGGCGTCCGTAATGCCCCGACCATCGCTCAGGTCAAAGGAGAAATGTCCCATTATGCCATGAAATAA
- a CDS encoding ABC transporter substrate-binding protein: MRRQQCFSHHRLLLVSILIIVGVVVAACATITPPAPAQEEPSQPSSVATEQPAAEAESPAEEIVLDIRASQPEYLNAERQIWDIYEAQNPGVKVNLFAVNEDQVAAFEAKMAGGYVPAMDLHGAAVDAGNYQNYVNLLDVDFEWFDRWQYDVRTAAEELTGVPGVYALDPFLGRFFTWQYHADLMEELGLDPREIQTQADLKQFLADCTAAVAERDDIDFCWDQGWHNWVWGGNYFGMWPLSHADGQRDRQRDSFLGQIEDPAEDPFRHSFEWIKEAYQSGWMPEEFWLREWETDMETSFIARKSLMMLHGPWTWDKMLAADPSAQQLGIPSTPPEKEGDPWVQSMGPVNLNRGYRIPIGNMDKPEWSQVLDAFNWWYSPEVVKMQAEIKGVGVLYDLDEPLELEGPQWLGIIKEFQPGGLYEDVIIETSPTGDTAVTKYKVEGSGNFWDWQWNDVWAKVVQDEMTVDEALAWFHEQMANDYDLP, from the coding sequence ATGCGACGCCAACAGTGTTTCAGTCATCACAGACTCTTGTTGGTAAGTATTTTGATCATCGTAGGAGTTGTTGTTGCCGCCTGCGCTACGATTACTCCCCCAGCCCCGGCTCAGGAGGAGCCCAGCCAGCCTTCAAGCGTTGCCACTGAGCAGCCTGCAGCAGAAGCTGAGTCTCCTGCCGAAGAAATCGTGTTGGATATTCGGGCTTCACAGCCGGAATACCTGAACGCTGAACGGCAAATCTGGGACATCTACGAAGCCCAGAACCCGGGGGTCAAAGTCAACTTATTTGCTGTCAATGAAGACCAGGTTGCAGCGTTTGAAGCCAAAATGGCGGGTGGCTACGTGCCGGCGATGGACTTGCATGGCGCTGCCGTTGATGCCGGCAACTACCAAAACTATGTCAACCTGCTGGACGTAGATTTTGAGTGGTTTGACCGCTGGCAGTATGATGTACGAACTGCGGCTGAAGAGTTAACGGGTGTGCCGGGTGTGTACGCGTTGGATCCCTTCCTGGGCCGTTTCTTTACCTGGCAGTATCACGCCGATCTGATGGAAGAATTGGGCCTAGACCCGCGTGAAATTCAAACACAGGCCGATTTAAAACAGTTTCTGGCCGACTGTACAGCTGCTGTTGCGGAACGGGATGATATCGATTTCTGCTGGGACCAGGGCTGGCACAACTGGGTCTGGGGGGGTAATTATTTCGGAATGTGGCCCCTGTCACACGCTGATGGTCAGCGCGACCGCCAGCGAGATTCGTTCTTAGGCCAAATTGAGGATCCGGCCGAGGATCCCTTCCGCCACAGCTTTGAGTGGATCAAGGAAGCCTATCAGTCAGGTTGGATGCCTGAAGAGTTCTGGCTGCGTGAGTGGGAAACCGATATGGAAACCAGCTTTATTGCCAGGAAATCGCTGATGATGTTACACGGTCCCTGGACCTGGGACAAAATGCTGGCCGCCGACCCCAGCGCCCAACAGTTAGGCATTCCGTCCACTCCACCGGAAAAAGAGGGCGATCCCTGGGTCCAATCTATGGGGCCCGTGAACCTGAATCGCGGTTATCGAATCCCTATTGGCAACATGGACAAACCGGAATGGTCGCAAGTGCTTGACGCCTTTAACTGGTGGTACAGCCCCGAGGTAGTTAAAATGCAAGCGGAAATAAAAGGCGTCGGTGTGTTGTACGATCTGGATGAACCGCTTGAGTTGGAAGGCCCACAATGGCTGGGGATTATCAAAGAATTCCAGCCGGGTGGCTTGTATGAAGATGTTATCATCGAAACCAGCCCCACCGGAGATACTGCCGTTACCAAATACAAAGTAGAAGGGAGCGGCAACTTCTGGGATTGGCAGTGGAATGATGTTTGGGCCAAGGTGGTGCAAGATGAAATGACTGTAGACGAAGCATTGGCATGGTTCCACGAGCAGATGGCTAACGATTACGATCTACCGTAA
- a CDS encoding sugar ABC transporter permease, whose product MEQTVNAPEAMADKKKMSPRQRKRHIQNLILLTPQFIIFLTLVIIPLFVAIPFLFSDMSNFLDPRVNFIGFDNFTRLFTDSNIAADYWPGLVKTIRFTILNYAMVYVFGLTLALLMYEVGFRGGLFTMIYLPWMVSGLALGFIALMLFSESTGTVNLLLEKWGIIKEPFNIKSEEGTTIVLPVLVGWKAAGFNMAIFLTGLLSIPKDTIEAAIVDGASYMQRLRWIYFPQMIPSFVIATIFALMGSFKVFDELVAMGGLYQNDAAEFLSIIFFRYGFTQNKLSLAMTLAVQTFLPLMIIAIFLQFLQRRATVYQD is encoded by the coding sequence ATGGAACAGACCGTCAATGCGCCGGAGGCTATGGCTGACAAAAAGAAGATGTCGCCCCGGCAGCGTAAGCGCCATATTCAGAACTTAATTCTGCTGACGCCGCAATTTATTATCTTTCTTACACTGGTTATTATCCCACTTTTCGTGGCCATACCCTTTTTGTTTTCCGATATGTCGAATTTTCTGGACCCCCGGGTAAACTTCATTGGTTTTGATAATTTTACCCGTCTCTTTACCGACTCCAATATTGCAGCCGACTACTGGCCTGGACTGGTCAAGACTATTCGCTTCACCATTTTAAATTACGCTATGGTGTATGTGTTTGGCCTGACCCTGGCTCTGTTGATGTATGAAGTAGGTTTTCGGGGGGGGCTGTTTACCATGATTTACTTGCCTTGGATGGTTTCCGGTCTGGCTCTGGGTTTTATAGCCCTGATGCTTTTTTCAGAGTCCACCGGCACCGTAAATCTGCTGCTGGAAAAATGGGGCATAATCAAAGAACCCTTCAATATCAAAAGTGAGGAAGGCACGACCATCGTGCTGCCGGTACTGGTGGGCTGGAAGGCTGCCGGATTTAATATGGCAATTTTCCTCACTGGCTTGCTGAGTATTCCCAAAGATACCATTGAAGCCGCCATTGTTGACGGAGCCTCGTATATGCAGCGCCTTCGGTGGATCTATTTTCCGCAGATGATCCCCTCCTTTGTCATCGCTACAATTTTTGCGCTGATGGGTTCGTTCAAGGTGTTCGATGAGTTAGTAGCCATGGGTGGTCTCTATCAAAATGACGCGGCTGAATTTCTATCGATTATCTTTTTCCGATATGGCTTTACCCAAAATAAACTATCCCTGGCCATGACCCTGGCGGTGCAAACCTTTTTGCCGCTCATGATTATTGCCATTTTCTTACAGTTCTTACAGCGGCGTGCAACCGTTTATCAGGATTAG
- a CDS encoding carbohydrate ABC transporter permease, with protein MENENISPSSTATTHNSSNKRSLGNFLGGDFSLSKRRRVLRSAILAFFVIYALLTIAPFYFLFVRTFIDTKDSTDLHLWPPPIGEISMDAGIGNLSIFYNLDLQKVKDDWGIPNTEYLNPKWKLSRIAEEYSISQDTIREYLRPFGRYNGWIVLFSNEDFWPSILRTMTVTVLGVVGLSMLGIFTGTGLAGLRYGYQRFFYALYLLEVVIPPFLILLPQFYMVNKIQALIPGSGEPGTIRNISQLAVIVALYIKGGALSTMIYTSAIGAIPRDLEESAEIDGASRWQYIWYILLPLMKVPIASLTVIVLPFFWNDFLQPFVYLDPKNSTLLPLIQSFTGQYTTNFQIVFTGVFISIIPLVLIYILFRKWFVAGVMEGAIKG; from the coding sequence TTGGAAAACGAAAACATCAGCCCTTCCTCTACCGCTACTACCCATAACAGTAGTAATAAACGATCTCTGGGCAACTTCCTGGGGGGCGACTTCTCATTGAGTAAGCGCAGGCGGGTTTTACGTAGCGCTATTTTGGCGTTTTTTGTTATTTATGCCCTGCTCACCATAGCGCCCTTTTACTTTCTGTTTGTGCGCACGTTCATTGACACCAAAGATTCCACCGATCTGCATCTCTGGCCTCCTCCCATCGGGGAAATCAGTATGGACGCCGGTATCGGCAATCTCTCCATTTTTTATAATCTTGATCTGCAGAAAGTTAAGGATGACTGGGGCATTCCGAACACGGAATACCTTAATCCCAAATGGAAACTAAGTCGCATAGCCGAAGAGTACAGCATTTCTCAAGATACCATTCGGGAATATCTAAGACCATTTGGCCGTTACAATGGCTGGATTGTATTGTTTAGCAATGAAGATTTCTGGCCCTCTATCTTGCGAACCATGACGGTTACGGTTTTGGGGGTGGTTGGACTTAGCATGTTGGGAATATTCACTGGCACGGGACTGGCCGGCTTACGATATGGATACCAGCGTTTTTTTTACGCCCTCTATCTGCTGGAAGTGGTTATACCACCATTCCTGATTTTGCTGCCTCAGTTTTATATGGTCAACAAGATACAGGCCCTCATTCCTGGTTCCGGCGAACCTGGTACGATCCGTAACATCAGTCAACTGGCCGTTATCGTCGCGCTTTACATTAAAGGTGGAGCGCTTTCAACGATGATTTACACCTCGGCCATTGGCGCTATTCCCCGCGATCTGGAAGAGTCGGCAGAGATCGATGGAGCCAGTCGCTGGCAATACATCTGGTACATTCTGCTGCCACTTATGAAGGTGCCCATTGCCAGCTTAACCGTTATCGTGCTGCCCTTCTTTTGGAATGACTTTCTGCAACCTTTTGTGTACCTTGATCCCAAAAATTCGACCTTGCTGCCGCTCATTCAATCGTTCACCGGGCAATATACCACCAACTTCCAAATTGTCTTTACCGGCGTGTTTATTTCAATAATCCCTCTGGTGCTGATTTACATCCTATTCCGCAAATGGTTTGTCGCCGGCGTAATGGAGGGAGCCATCAAGGGGTAA
- a CDS encoding sulfatase-like hydrolase/transferase produces the protein MSQDQPNILLITTDQQRFDTVGERAPGFMRTPHFDMLAREGITFSRAYADCPICVPSRVSIMTGKTIFNHGMTYFGDTATVIDRNTSLPGSFRQLGYQTAAVGKMHFGPPERVRHGFDEMILPADYYLWMTRSGIPYQPMRHGLGQNELYPGMATVPENLTLTAWTAEQCVEYIRARRDPSIPFFLWCSFTKPHPPLDPPEPYYSMYRNSPIPEPVFGDWSDDEHCPEVLKRFRQQWSNDLIPPEIIREARAAYYGLITQIDYNMGRVFAALQDMKLLKHTLILYTSDHGEMLGDHHCGGKMYFHEGSAHVPFVLRLPKRWENREHGTICDTPVTMADILPTLVTAAGGEPPDDVDGVDVLSLARNDASSSERHLIATGRIYPDGDPEYLAITDGRWKYIWYPEGGTEQLFDLDTDPCELTELAGLAAHRAKSDELKQILTRRLEHRPEFVEDGQLIVRELQGDSERDRRNRPWPGYHTEYHLADVRH, from the coding sequence ATGTCACAAGATCAACCCAATATCCTGTTAATAACAACTGACCAACAGCGGTTCGACACGGTTGGAGAACGCGCGCCGGGCTTCATGCGTACGCCCCACTTCGATATGTTGGCCCGTGAAGGAATCACGTTCTCTCGGGCTTATGCGGATTGCCCAATCTGCGTGCCCTCTCGAGTCTCCATCATGACCGGTAAAACCATCTTCAACCACGGCATGACCTACTTCGGCGACACGGCCACCGTTATCGATCGCAACACCTCCTTGCCGGGCAGCTTTCGGCAATTGGGTTATCAAACCGCTGCTGTGGGCAAAATGCACTTTGGGCCGCCTGAACGCGTGCGCCACGGTTTTGACGAGATGATTCTTCCAGCTGACTATTACCTTTGGATGACACGCTCCGGTATCCCCTACCAACCGATGCGCCACGGTCTGGGGCAAAACGAACTCTATCCCGGCATGGCCACGGTACCGGAGAATCTCACACTGACCGCGTGGACTGCCGAACAGTGTGTGGAGTACATCCGCGCGCGGCGCGACCCTTCGATCCCATTTTTCCTGTGGTGCAGCTTTACCAAACCACACCCTCCCCTCGACCCGCCAGAACCCTATTACTCAATGTATCGGAATTCGCCTATCCCCGAACCAGTTTTCGGTGATTGGTCAGATGACGAACATTGTCCCGAAGTCCTCAAACGTTTTCGCCAGCAGTGGAGCAACGACCTCATTCCACCGGAGATTATCCGCGAAGCGCGCGCTGCTTACTACGGTTTGATCACTCAAATCGACTACAATATGGGCCGGGTTTTTGCCGCCCTGCAGGATATGAAATTACTGAAACACACTCTTATTCTCTACACCTCCGATCACGGCGAGATGCTGGGCGACCACCATTGCGGCGGGAAGATGTACTTCCACGAAGGTTCTGCGCATGTTCCCTTTGTGTTACGCTTGCCCAAGCGCTGGGAAAACCGGGAACATGGCACGATATGCGATACGCCTGTTACCATGGCTGACATCCTGCCGACGCTGGTTACGGCGGCCGGCGGCGAACCGCCGGATGATGTGGATGGGGTTGATGTTTTATCCCTCGCCCGCAATGATGCTTCTTCATCAGAAAGACACCTCATCGCCACCGGCAGGATTTATCCCGATGGAGACCCGGAATATCTGGCTATCACCGACGGGCGCTGGAAATACATCTGGTATCCTGAAGGTGGCACGGAGCAGTTATTTGACCTTGACACCGACCCTTGCGAATTAACCGAACTGGCCGGACTTGCCGCGCATCGGGCCAAAAGTGACGAACTCAAACAAATTCTCACCCGTCGTCTGGAACACCGACCGGAATTTGTAGAAGATGGACAGTTGATAGTCCGTGAGCTTCAAGGCGACAGCGAACGAGACCGTCGCAACAGGCCCTGGCCCGGCTACCATACTGAATACCATCTCGCCGATGTGCGGCATTGA